The DNA sequence agtaatctcgcaaacgccaggttgcgagaagacaataagcacacatgtgatcatctcgaagatgcgtctattcggaccataaaatatctaaaagatccacatggtagaTGAATAGGTcaacatatatcaccttgaatcatttctagaaattcaggggactcaaatccaatctttactggtgatggccttaaaattaacttcccttgagaacatgcagcacaacaaaatttactagatttaagaatcttctgattctttagtgaatgtccatggaaatttttaataattctccgcatcatggttgttcccggatgacccaatcagtcgtgccaagttatgaattcatttgggctagtaaacttctggtttatggtggcatgtgattcaattgcactaatcttggtataatataatccagatgaaagtgagggcaacttttctaatataacatttttatttgaatcatgagttgtaatacataagtactcatgatttttcttattcatagtctcaatatgatattcattttggcgaatatctttaaaactcaacaagtttcttagagacttggtagataataatgcattatttattatgaattttgttcctctgggaaataaaattataacttttctgaagccttcaatcacattgcctgagccaataatagtattaacatattcttcttctggcacaagatgggtaaaatatatatcacttttgagaatggtgtgtgaacttacactatccgcaaggcatacatcttcattatatatccttgccatttttttcaaaaacaaataataataaaatgagtagtatgcacagttaaattgaatacttgatcagaattatttttctaagaaatactgtacataaaaataatgtcatatactaaaattttattttaaaacttgacacatttaatgatttcaaaattcatgaacattaatattttattatttatatacatcatatttgaaacttaaatacataaaaaataaaacttaacaataagttctttatattatttatttatatggatacttaacaatttcacatattaaattattccatcattgatcaaatgaccaatatttccttcaggatcctcaaagaaatcagatacatcataatgagtggtgaaattttcagcaacatcatttgaaatgaaatttgtctcctttcctttgtcgtcttttttcaaagatgcttgataaagatagagtaggtgccttggggtacgacaggtacgcgaccaatgaccctttccaccacaacagaaatacttatcctctattgatttattttgcctaatatttctttttttatcctacttttggtgagatcctctcttttgaatataattctttttccttccataatttttcttatcaTTAAAATCTTAccatttacctcttctagggtaataatttgccgcatttactttaGGAAATGGGACAGTGCCAGCTGGACGCGCTTCGTGATTTTTCaaaagcaactcattgttgcgttcaacaacaagaaggtaagaaattaactcagaatattttttaaattcattttctcgatactgctactGCATATTTGTTGAGAAAGTTGAGAAAGTTTTTTTCAACATATCATTATCCGTTATCttttttccacataatttcattcgtgaggtgattcgaaacattgcagaattatattcatttatggatttaaaatcctgtagacgcaagtgcgtctATTCATATCGGACTtaaggaagtatcaccgtcttttgattaTTATACTTTTTTTCAAAGTCTTTTCACAGATCTGCAGAATCTTTTGGtatgagatatttatttttcaattcttcGTTAAGATGATGACGAAGAAAAATTATGACTTTGACTTTATTCTTCTGAGATGCATTAACCCTCAATGTCATCCATATGTCACTGCTGAAGGAATATAAAGAAGAGATCGGTAGTGCTATTGATATTCAATTGCTGCCACCATCACTGCCATTTAAACCCCTCCCTGTAGCTATTATTGACAGCCGAATTATGCAAATAGGGGAAGGCACAAGCGAGGTGTAGGTATTCGTCGAATGGCAGAGTGCATCAAAGGAGAAAACTACACGGATCAGTTGGAGGAGAACTCACCAAGATATTTCTTAATGAAGTCTTTGAGGACAAGGTAATTGTTATGGGGGGAATAATTGATACGAACCCATTAGCATCATCTGCTATCAGAGGCCGAATGGAAGAAGTTGAGAGTAATGAAAAATCAATTGGGTCAGATAATCCAATACCAAAATAGAGAAGCAAACGTGTGAGGAAGTCATCGGTGTAGGTGAAGGACTATGATATATGAAATGAGGAATACTATAGAGGAATAAAATAGAAGTAGTGTCAAATTTATTATGTAACAACTAAGAGAGAGGAAGAAgttaaaaaagaaagagagtCAACCAGAGAGAGATAAGTAAGAATTTTGTATTGTTTCATTTAAGGAATATTTTTCTCTTACTCGAAAAGGGAAAGTCTTATACATTCTAATTCCAAATTTAAATAAACAATTTATATTTCACTATTTGATTCATATTCATATTATGCCTGAGTTATGTATTTTGTTCTTCTTATCCTTGTTGTACGGGTGGTATTGCGGTAGCAATGATGCGGATAAGATGGAAGAATGGCCGTGGAAGATGTATTAGCGATGAGGATAGGAatataggattttttttttttttttaccaaagataggagactcaaatccgtaacttcttaattgagtatgaggagactatgtcatttgaactattactcattggcaaatttggaaagataggatactcgaatccgcaacctcttaattgaatatggggagtctatgccatttgagctattattcaTTGGCTCAGATAGGAATATAGGATTGAtggtcaaaaattaataatatctataaaattgaaattagttttaattataataataaaattaaattaaattaaatattaaaattaattttaaaaacatgtattttactctattttttatttataaaaaaatataacccaAGAGTTTCTTTTTAGGTATTTTCGCCACCAACATTTAGCCTATATTATCAAGAATTTAATGAATCCAGCTTGGAAAGCTATTACGTTTCCTAATACGAATTTTTCTCATATGTTAAACTCTAAATCAAAACCTTGAATAATGGGTGAGCAGTATGTGTACCATTGCTTCAAGAGTGATGATCACGAGATCTTATCTAAATAGAATAAGTAAAAGAAGTAATTATGCGGTGTTAATGtagaataaatagataaataaataaataaataaataaatatttttattgattctaCATGATTTGGATGAAGTCTTAACTCTTAACTATGCGATTATCCCCTTTTGAAAAATATAGCTTCTTGTCATTTAGACATGGATTAACAAAGAACTCTTATACAGAGATCCTTTCTCTTTGTGTATTTAACAAGAAATTAGGCACCTCTTCACCTTATAATAACGAAAAgaataaagtatatatatatctttttaaaatttgttaaaaattttaaaaatatttttaaattttattttattttaattttattttaaaaattttcaatttgaatcaaatttatttttaacgattaatttttgaacaaaattATGATCAATTCAAGaataattttacaaaaacaacttttaatataaacaaatcaaatatatttattatatattattattaaattaattttatttttttaaaatataattattaaaaatatatttaatataaataaaaaatttataaaataaaattaaaacaaaataaattttaataatatttttttaatttttaatacattttaaaaacaaaaaattactttattctaaaaaaaaccaGATTCATTGAATTCACATTAAGCCAATTGATGAGTGATGACTGCCGCGGGTATCTGCTTTTTGACCTTTTGGCCTCTTTGGGACGCTTTTGTTTCTTTTCAAACTTTCCCATTGGAATGAACATAGAATCCTATAAAGTTGGTGCTTGAAAAAGGTAGAGTTGAATATTGGACAAATTAATCACTTTTCAAGGCTCTGACGCTGAACAAACTAAAAATCTTGTTTAGAAATATGAAATTTGTATACATCTAGAAATAAATTGTTTATAGAAAACAAACGGAACCAATACAATGATAAGGGGAAAAAAAGTTTAAGTTAGAGTGGGAGCTACATAAATTTAACATTCTTAATAGCAGATGAAATTGAAACTAAACTTAGCTcttcaaaaatgatttttcttaggtaatacttaattatttattttgatctcTGCAATTGAATTAATAAGTCAATTTAATCTCTAAGcttctaaaataacaaaaaaacctatttttaaaaatatgatttttatttgccAACCATAATGCAATGTTGATTTGAATAATTAAATATCATTCCATTGTAATGGCTATTTTATGTAGACAACTTTAGAGTATGATGAATATAGTGTCCAAAAATAATTCATTGGACTTCATTAAATCAAAATTGTTAGATACTAATTAAGTCGAGTTAAATCTCAAAATATTTTATGAACTTGTAATTGAGTGTCGaactttcttttaatttaaaattgtctCAAATTTGTCTCTAAATTTAACAATGGTCGTCATATTTTTTTACGACGGATGATGATGTGGTTGGATGGAGACCATGTTGAACTTGTAAACATCGTCATTTCTTTTCTGGCACCCAAATACAActaaaatgacgtcgttttgaGTATTGAGAGGGATTTAATGTGCTGGTGTTATTGTATCTTTGTCTTTCACTAATTCTCTTATTCTTCTCCAAATCCCTTCAGCTACCTCGCAGTTGCCATCGCGCCACTGCAACAGTAGCAATTTCTCAACATAGAATTCCTAGCTCGAATAGACACTACAACTCTCTTACAGCCAGAGCTCCATGCCCTATCtttctcctccttctccaccttcgATCTCCACTCCATCCGTTGCCACCTCGTCACTTCCAAAATAGATCCCTCTCTCTTCAACGAGAGCACCGGATCTCGCTGCTAGACATACTCCCGTTTTCGCTGCCCCAAATCCTCTTCCACTTGCCGCCGATGTCGTGTTGCTGGCCTCTTTCCCACTGCTAAGCTACATTCTCTTTCTTTTGATGACCTTGGAAATGTCGAGAACCATGTGATCATCGATTATCTGAAACAGTTTATCCGGAAAGATCCAAAATTCGACAGTTCGCTCTACCTTTTTCCGCTTCCGTGCTGGTCGCCTACCACGGAAGTGGTCCTGTCGAGGGAAGAGAGAGCCCGCCATGGTGgggagaggaaaaggaaaagaggGTAGAAGTTGAAACTAAAGGTAAACTTGGAAAAATCTTACAGTAAAATGGAGATTATGAACAAAGAGTGATGATCAATCTGATGGAGCTAGCAAAGGTAGGGGATCACACTTTCTAGACCTCAAATTGGGATTAGGGTTATAAACTAAtaatagggactaaattgagtcAAAATCTTATAATTGCCACGTAATGTAGCCGTTGGTTATTCACTGTAGCTTTCCTCCATACACGTCATCACTCCCTTCACGAATATTTGTCAGAAAATATCTTAGGGACGATAGTTGTTACGTCTAGAGACAATTTTAAGTCTAAGAACAAGTTCGAGACTCAATTGCAAGTTCAGGGACcactttaaaatttaactcaAACAAATCACTTAAATCAATTTTGGATGTCGAATTAACTATAATTAAATAGTGTTCATGTAAAGTAATTATTACAATATCATAATATCATTCAATTGCTTATATCTGCACTACTCTAATAGTTGTGAGACAGATTATTATCTATAGACTAATAAgagttatatttttcaaaattagagACTTAAAtgatcatttttaaaaaattaaggatCAAATTAACTTATTAAATAAATTGTTCATATCATGGTTCAgaagaataaaatcatggccAAAAACCTAGCTAAACCTAATAAAAGGTATTTAGATTCAAGATCATTTCAAAGGCTACGCGAGTTGACCTACCCGACCTACTTGGAGCACAGGTACTACAACCCTTACCCAATTCAATTTGTGCGACAAGCAATAATTTGTCACTGCACTACTTTAGATGTTATTTACAAATTAGCAATTACTTCTGTTGAAGAAAAAATCACTCactactacaaaaaaaaaaaattagaaatggtGATTAAGTTATCACTTATCTCTATAAATATCCTATCAAATTTaggtatttttcaattttaatttttataaatctgTATAAGACTCTTACTGATTTAAGTATCGAAATCACTTAGAGGTACCCACACTTAGAAGTACCCTCTACCACCGATTTAAAACTAACACAAAGACACTTATAATACCTCTGTCACCATCtctgatttctttttttttttaagactaAAACATCTTTCAATTATTGTCAAGTacattttagaatattaattttaaagactaaaatagATATGAGAcatcatttttttttgtatttatcttAAATTGTTAATGTAAGTAATAGGTTCACTTATAAATAGAAATTCACggttatattatacaaaattacatttaataaaaatataaagttgcataatatatattctataattCTTGCATAATAAAAGTTTGGTTTATCTTTtgtatcataaaaaattatatacttaatAATGACCAAAACATGGTACAAATATAACTTCTCATAGATAAATATGCGCTTCTTTAGCCAATCTATTCAAACGGGTACTTCTCTATAAATGCATCTAACCTCAATTTCATTGCTTATCTAAACACTCAGAGAAGAACATCTAAAAATAGAATACTTAATGTTGGAAACAACTCAATCTTCTCTTATTAAAACTATAAGTTAAAACTTCTTTcttttaactaataataataataataataataataataataataataataataataataataataattggttCGTCCGAACACTGGGGTGGCCGAGTTTAAGCGCTTTCGAGCAAGTCGTCGCTGAAGAGGAAGAGCTTTACGTCGGCCAAGATCAAACACCGCGGCGAGAATACCTGCacaagatactccgacgctcaagtcagtagtgATTTTGAGTAAATGAGTTTAGAATAAAAAGTAAGAGACTGAGAGTGATAGAACCTGAGACCTAGCCGAGCGTATTAGCTAGGTTTTATAGGAGTTGGTTTTTACCCGTTAGTGGGTGAGTCCTAGTTTATAGATTGGTTAAGATATTCTGTTTTGGTGCTATAAACCAGTTGAGCACGTTTCTTATTTTCAGTTGGGTGATGCTGCTTCGGTCCTGATCATGTGCCGAGATTTTCGGACGGCTGATACGGGACCGAGCTTTATGATGCACGtgtctttttatttaattgagtGAGGCCGAGCTTATCTACTTTTGTTCCGAGCTTGTTTAATGTGATGTCAACCTCAGATATTTGCGTGCCGAGCATTCCGGGCGACCGAGGATACAGGTACcgtatcaataataataaatcatcTTGACAAATACCATTGCTAAAACAATTCAATCTCAGAGAAAATCAccgaacattttttttttcggacACGACCGAGCATTAATTTCAAAACCATTTTTGGATGACCATTTTTTCAGGTACAACAAAACCGAGGTTTGAAAATAGAAAGCATTTTTGGACTTAGCTGATGCTTTTCCATAAGAAACCAAACATAGGCCAATAAAATTTTACCAAAAActtttttttcccaaaaaataaaagcaaatgaaATTGTCACGATAATGTCCAAAATTGAGATGAAGATAGAAGCAGAAGACAAATAGCAATCCATTTAGGGATAAGATAAAAGCTTGACCACACATAACTTTCAGTAGAAGATCCAAATCTGAATTCTTATTTGAAAGGATAGAATCCCACGAAAGTAACAACCACCAAAGATAAATAACCTTAAAAGTTGCATCTCATAATAAGCATAAGCTccacaaatataaaattttactatttttgaACCATACCATATTTCTCCAACCTATCAACATCAGATTCAATTAATCactatatatattattctttttgcGTCTGTGTTGGAAAAAACCTGAATGAATTACCACAATTACCCATGAAATATTATAGCATGTAGAAAATTGCTCATCAAAGGATGCCattgataaaattaatattaaaaaaatcgaaaaattgTGCACTAAGGACTTTAAGAGTAATTTTGTAGCaagatgattttttttgtaagtAATTTCGATATTTTACTCAAAATTATGCTTTGTGTATTAAAAAAATCTGTTGCcgatataaaatacacattaaaaatgagttaaacaacacatgtatttatacataaatacataataactgATTTAGGTCCAATTTGaaaaaacaacttaattaagttacttctgaaaaaatagcttataaataaattattttgtattggatttttagttttaaaaatgcttattttatagaaatgtgataaaaaaaatagtaatattatgagagaagtcattttttttaacttctctataagctcctaaataacttcttaaaaaactgtaaattgattttaaaaattgtaccaaacattaatactactatttttcataagtcaaaaattcaaaaaaattacttttgaaaCTTTCCAAACGAACCCTTAGTGATTGATTTTTGGTATGCACATAACATTTTTGATTACTCTAACAACCAAACAAGATACAACCATGCTAAGGATACACCAAAAATTATCCACCAAATTAACAAcaggtataaaatatatgttaaaatataaaataaatattgaaaatgagttaaacaacacatatatttatatataaatacattggtGCCGATTTGGAGGGTATGCACATAACATTTTTTAACAGAATATAGACAGAAGTCAGaactttgattaaaaaaatagacTGAAGTGTAAAGTTACATaactctaaaaaaattaataaactgtTCATAAACTTTAATTATTTGATTGGGATCCCATAAAGGCAAATCCCACTCATGTTTTCACACTTGATAAAATCAAACTGCACCTCAACTTACAATTTGATCTCAGAATTACATATtccagacaaaaaaaaaaagaaagaaaaaaagaaaaaagttggtGACAAGAACAAACACCTTTGTGCCAGGCATTACAAtggcaaaaagaaaaaagaaagaaattcaaaaaaattaataatcctCTATAATTAAACAAACTAACAAGGGGAGAAGGCGTCTCTGCCAAGACGCAATAGTACACTATTGCAACAAATCTTCTTGAGTATATATCCCGCAATCTGATTTTACACCTCAATCAAATTCCAAGAAAGGAACCCTAGTTCTTGAAAAATATAATCcacaaaaagaagaacaaaaagggAGGGGAAAAAAAAAGCGACCGATCGAAAAGGAACCGGAAACCATACACAAAATCACTTGTAACTGCTTTCTGTGTTTTTCGAATATGTATACTTCAAAACAAAAGAACACCTTTCtctcttgttatatatatatatatgactgaTGCAGATTTTCTCTCATTATGAATTCACAAATACCTCATTTTAATTCTCTGACCAGTTTGCTTGATCTACTGTTACTGTGACATAACCAAATATCATATCTCCTAAGCAGCAATTCCTGAAGCAAAGATAAACATAGCAGATGTTTAGCAACTGCCGAAATAAAATGATTCGAAAATTCTATATAGGTTATTGAACAAGCTtatactttttaatatttttttttttggatttcccATGGTATCCCCTAGATCAATAGGCCAAGGACTGATCCACTGcagatctgagctccatttaaaggtTTGTTGCTGgctaatgggttgctgcatgcacaaagcgGGATTCGAACTCTCGATAGGTCAACGCACATTAGTTGCTTATACTTTTAATTAGCTAAGCATCAGTCATCCACATTCAACATCAGATTGTGTGGTCTGTGTTTAAGCATTTTTCAAGTTGATATAGCTTAGAATTAAACATCGAATTACGACATGAATTTAAAAGGAAGTGATCTAGAAACCTAAGCATTTGGATCGACGCACGGAATAAATTCTACCTATGTATGCATATGTACAAGAAGGTGCAAGCAATAAATTCTACTCTGGATTGATGTTACTATCAAGAGTTTATCGAAAATCAGAATGAAGCTATGCATTGTTTAAAATTCAGCAACCAAGAATACTCGGTATATGCAAGTTATCAACTTGGTGATATTTAGCTTAAAGACATCAATGCAGAAAAGAAGTCCATCTTCTCAATTATAAAATATCTACCAGCCAATATTTTTTCAGATATAAGAATGAAGGAAAAGATGTTTACCTCTATTAGATTGTCTACTTGTAACATTGTAGCTTCCAATATAACCCTCAGAAGTCTTTACAGGGTCGTCTGAAGCAATACCACCAAGACCATAACCAAAAGAGCCAGAACCATCCATCTCAGAAGAAGCGGTTCGCCAAGCAGAGTCATTGTAAACTGAACCACTGCCAGTTCGGTATAAATCCCCATAGGATCCTTCAAAACTACCAGTTGATGCAGCGAACGTAGAGGATGGAGTCATACCCGTACCACTGTTTCTTCCATACCCTCCCCCGCCTAACCCAAAGCCGGATTCTCCACCTTCATAAACATTATTCCCCGTAGCATAGCCCGAAGCAGCTCCTCCGGCTTGGGATGGAATAGATGGACCCCAATTAGCACCACTATTTCCAATTGAAACACCAAAGCTCCCACTTCCAGATCCCAAGAAAGAACCAGGACTGACTGCGTTATTAGCGTTATTCAGGACTCCATTTCCCCAGACATTTCGAGAAGGTGAGTTCATAATAGAGTCGCTTCTGCTATTTCCCCCACTATAGCCTATAGGAGTGGTGTATCTGCTCGAGTTTCCACTGTAGAAAGGACTAAATACTCGACCGTATCCTATATTGCTCCCGTAACTAGAAGTTCCTCCATAGCTTGGGCTCAATCCTGACTCAAGATTCACTCCCATTCCATAAGCAGTGTTGCCGAATGGAGTAAACCCGCTTCTACCACTAGTAAGAGGACTAAACCTACCATCCATCCTGACGCCATATCCTCCTATTGGACTCATACTATAACCCTGAGCGTAGTTGTTTAGATAGCTACTGGCCCTATTTATACCATAGTTATATCCTATCAATGGACTTCGGCTGGGGCCAGGGGATAGCTCTTTCGGAACTGCTCTCTTGACTTCGACCAACTTTCCATTCAGTTCATGAAAAGTTTTATAAAGAACTCGATCCACAGCTTCTTCCGAATCAAATGTGATGAAGCCAAAACCTCTTGGCCTTTGAGTATTGTGATCATACATTACTACAACATCAGTAATTGTACCGAACTGATCAAAATACTTCTTGAAATCGCTTTCTGTGATAGTTGATGGCAAACCTCCAACAAAGATCTTTTTCGTGCGCCCAGGACCAGGAGAGGCATTCGCACTACCGGACTGTCTATTTATGGACTGCTGATCATCCCTAGGAACAGCTTTCTTTGCTTCAACCTGAAATTTAACCGAATATCAACAAAACATTTTCCGTTTCATATTCTGCTAAACTAAACAGGATCAAGTGTGATCTAATGTACATAAATTCAAGAACAACCAACTCTTGTTCCACTAGGTGGGACAACTAATGGATCAGGTGACACCATAACCCTGCTAACTTATCATCCTAAACATCCCCCTAATAACCAAATGATTGGGAGAATTGATTGTTTTTTTTGGGATTCCAAGACGTTGATTGTATTTATTGATACTTCTGGTCACATTGGAGAGGCTTGAACTCGAGACATCTGAGGGGGAGGGGGATCAAATGCCACTTGAGCTATGACTCATTGGCGTATTTACATTTTATCATCATATAGTGATTAGTAGGATGTTTAGGAGAATTTTTAGAATGCTCTACCATTGCTCATTATGTTAGAAAGTACATAATCAAGCCAATAGAGCCGAATCGATGCAAGATTTCATTCATTGGCAAAGTAGAAAATCTAAAGAGTAAGGACACAATGATCTCTATCAAAATCACAAGTTTAGAAAGGGTTAAATCAATTGAAGGCCACAAAA is a window from the Arachis hypogaea cultivar Tifrunner chromosome 1, arahy.Tifrunner.gnm2.J5K5, whole genome shotgun sequence genome containing:
- the LOC112790666 gene encoding heterogeneous nuclear ribonucleoprotein 1 isoform X3, which codes for MMESDLGKLFIGGISWDTDEERLKEYFGKYGEVIEAVIMRDRTTGRARGFGFVVFADPAVAERVIVDKHIIDGRTVEAKKAVPRDDQQSINRQSGSANASPGPGRTKKIFVGGLPSTITESDFKKYFDQFGTITDVVVMYDHNTQRPRGFGFITFDSEEAVDRVLYKTFHELNGKLVEVKRAVPKELSPGPSRSPLIGYNYGINRASSYLNNYAQGYSMSPIGGYGVRMDGRFSPLTSGRSGFTPFGNTAYGMGVNLESGLSPSYGGTSSYGSNIGYGRVFSPFYSGNSSRYTTPIGYSGGNSRSDSIMNSPSRNVWGNGVLNNANNAVSPGSFLGSGSGSFGVSIGNSGANWGPSIPSQAGGAASGYATGNNVYEGGESGFGLGGGGYGRNSGTGMTPSSTFAASTGSFEGSYGDLYRTGSGSVYNDSAWRTASSEMDGSGSFGYGLGGIASDDPVKTSEGYIGSYNVTSRQSNRGIAA
- the LOC112790666 gene encoding heterogeneous nuclear ribonucleoprotein 1 isoform X2, which produces MESDLGKLFIGGISWDTDEERLKEYFGKYGEVIEAVIMRDRTTGRARGFGFVVFADPAVAERVIVDKHIIDGRTVEAKKAVPRDDQQSINRQSGSANASPGPGRTKKIFVGGLPSTITESDFKKYFDQFGTITDVVVMYDHNTQRPRGFGFITFDSEEAVDRVLYKTFHELNGKLVEVKRAVPKELSPGPSRSPLIGYNYGINRASSYLNNYAQGYSMSPIGGYGVRMDGRFSPLTSGRSGFTPFGNTAYGMGVNLESGLSPSYGGTSSYGSNIGYGRVFSPFYSGNSSRYTTPIGYSGGNSRSDSIMNSPSRNVWGNGVLNNANNAVSPGSFLGSGSGSFGVSIGNSGANWGPSIPSQAGGAASGYATGNNVYEGGESGFGLGGGGYGRNSGTGMTPSSTFAASTGSFEGSYGDLYRTGSGSVYNDSAWRTASSEMDGSGSFGYGLGGIASDDPVKTSEGYIGSYNVTSRQSNRGIAA
- the LOC112790666 gene encoding heterogeneous nuclear ribonucleoprotein 1 isoform X1, giving the protein MPMILPISSSLNEQMESDLGKLFIGGISWDTDEERLKEYFGKYGEVIEAVIMRDRTTGRARGFGFVVFADPAVAERVIVDKHIIDGRTVEAKKAVPRDDQQSINRQSGSANASPGPGRTKKIFVGGLPSTITESDFKKYFDQFGTITDVVVMYDHNTQRPRGFGFITFDSEEAVDRVLYKTFHELNGKLVEVKRAVPKELSPGPSRSPLIGYNYGINRASSYLNNYAQGYSMSPIGGYGVRMDGRFSPLTSGRSGFTPFGNTAYGMGVNLESGLSPSYGGTSSYGSNIGYGRVFSPFYSGNSSRYTTPIGYSGGNSRSDSIMNSPSRNVWGNGVLNNANNAVSPGSFLGSGSGSFGVSIGNSGANWGPSIPSQAGGAASGYATGNNVYEGGESGFGLGGGGYGRNSGTGMTPSSTFAASTGSFEGSYGDLYRTGSGSVYNDSAWRTASSEMDGSGSFGYGLGGIASDDPVKTSEGYIGSYNVTSRQSNRGIAA